In a genomic window of Physeter macrocephalus isolate SW-GA chromosome 14, ASM283717v5, whole genome shotgun sequence:
- the OXT gene encoding oxytocin-neurophysin 1 — MAGPSLACCLLGLLALTSACYIQNCPLGGKRAVLDLDVRKCLPCGPGGKGRCFGPSICCGDELGCLVGTAEALRCQEENYLPSPCQSGQKPCGSGGRCAAAGICCSPDGCRGDPACDPEAAFSQL; from the exons ATGGCCGGCCCCAGCCTCGCCTGCTGCCTGCTCGGCCTCCTGGCGCTGACCTCCGCCTGCTATATCCAGAACTGCCCCCTGGGCGGCAAGCGGGCCGTGCTGGACCTCGACGTACGCAAG TGTCTCCCCTGCGGCCCCGGGGGCAAAGGCCGCTGCTTCGGGCCCAGCATCTGCTGCGGGGACGAGCTGGGCTGCCTCGTGGGCACGGCCGAGGCGCTGCGCTGCCAGGAGGAGAACTACCTGCCGTCGCCCTGCCAGTCGGGCCAGAAGCCGTGCGGGAGCGGGGGCCGCTGCGCCGCCGCCGGCATCTGCTGCAGCCCGG ATGGCTGCCGCGGCGACCCCGCCTGCGACCCCGAGGCCGCCTTCTCCCAGCTCTGA